From the Streptococcus hyointestinalis genome, the window TAATCGGAATCAAAATCCGACTAGAAATACCAGAAAGCAAAACCACACCCGCCAAAATAGCCATAAAAACCATAGCTGTTCCCAAGTCTTTTTGCAAAGCCAGTAAAATCATAACAGGCAGAGTCACCAAGCCATAAAAGAGAAGAAATAGCCAGTCGTCTTTTAAACTATCTGAGGCCAGTAACTTGGGGCGCCACCAGACCGTCACCCTTGCAATCACCAAGATATAGGAGATTTTCATGAACTCTGAGGGCTGAAACAAAGGCGTATTGGCAATGGTCACCCAGTTTTTTGCACCAGTTGAAGCCACTAAAGCTGGACTATAGAAAATCAAGGGAAGCACCATCAATAACAGCCCTAGTACATAGAGATACGGTGTTGCTTTCCACAAAAAAGAGGTCTTGAACATCATGACCAGATAAGCTAGACCACAACCAAGCAAAATCCAAACGACTTGCTGCGCCATCACGGATATCACTGTCTTTGGGTAATCATTAGCTGTTGAGATATAGATGACAACCAAGCCAATTAAAATCAAAAAAAAGACTGGCATCAACAGACCGTAATCAATATTTTGCTTAAAAAATTGCTTGTGTTTTTTCATTGTTTTCCTCTCTAAGTCTTCAAGTAAATATTATACCACTATTTCAAAAAATCTTGAAAAAATTTTTAGCTTTTCTTACAAAAAAATCAGCCCTATTAGATTACCATTTGAAACTTACGCAAACACTAAAAGCAGCTAAAAATAGCTGCTTCATGCTAAAACAATTTTTTTGTTAACATCGCCTTAATTTTACGACACACTCTGTCCTTGGTGTCCGTGGCTTGAGGATACAATTTTTCATCATTGTTTGTATCATTACTATACAATTCTTCTGAATCTCCAGTCCTTTTCTTCGACTCATTTTTTCTCTTATCACTGAAATCTTTGCAATTCAATGACGTTTCGTCACCTGATTTATAGATAAAACTATCTACACCTAACCCTACAATTTTTTATCTAGGTATAGCTCAGGATTAGTTTTTATATCTTCAAGAAGATCATTATCAATTATCCCTTTAAAAATTTGATAAATTTTCTCATTCATTATTCACATTCCTTTTCCAGTTATTTATTGTATCCTTTAGGATATTTCTGTTGCCAATTCCAACTATCTCTACACATTTCTTCCAATGAATATTTTGGTTCCCAATTTAAAATTTCCTTTGCCTTGGTGATGTCAGCATATGATATTGGAATATCTCCTTATATTATATTTAGTGCAGTTAGCTACTGCCAAAGCCCAAGTGTTATACTTGGAAAAAGCCACTGTGGATTAGTTTCTACCCTCCAATCGCTTTGACGATTTCGGAAAGGCTCTAACCATAGCTTTTTGTTTCAATTGGTAATGAGTTTGATAACGCAGCGACGTTTTATCTCGTGTAAGGTAACAAGACAAAAAGTTCGTGGATAACCAAGTGCGCTTGAATAACCTATATGGAGGTACACATATGATTTTCGTTGGCATTGATGTCGCTAAAAACAAACACGATGTAGCTGTCTTAAACGACAAAGGAAAACTTATTCTTAAACCACTCACTTTCTCAAATACTAGAGCTGGTTTTAACTTGTTCATAAATACCCTCAGTCAGTTAAAACAAGACTATCTCATCGCACTTGAAGATACAGGACATTATGCCTTTAATCTTTTAGATTTTCTTCATGAACATGGAGCAACTGTCTATACCTACAACCCTCTACTCATCAAGGAATTCGCCAAGTCATTATCACTTCGTAAAACCAAGACAGACAAGAAGGACGCCCGTACCATTGCCCTTAAGCTACTATCCGACCCTAATCGGGAACAGTTTCGTCATGATAATAGAAAAGAAGAACTGAAAATTCTAACGAGACACATTCACCGTCTCAAGAAGAAGCAGTCTGATTGGAAAGTACAATACACTCGGTGTTTGGACATCATCTTCCCTGAGATAGATAAAATCATTGGAAAGCATTCTGACTACGCCTATGAACTCCTATCACACTATCCCAGCCCTCAGAAAATGAGTGAGGCTGGATTTGAGAAGCTTCTAGAAATCAAACGATTAACAATGCCAAAAATACAAGATATTCTCAAGGTCGCTCCAAACTCTATCGGAACAACTTCAGAAGCTCGGGAGTTCGAACTCATCGAAATCATTGAAAATATCAAGCATTACAAAAGACTCATCTCTAAAGCTGAAAACAAAGTCGATGAGCTGATGGCTGAGTTCACCTCGGTCATCACAACTGTGGCTGGAATTGGAAATCGTCTTGGATCTATCATTTTAGCGGAAATTAGGAATATCCATACCTTTGACAAACCAGCCCAACTTCAAGCTTTTGCAGGGTTAGAACCATCTATCTACCAATCTGGACAACTAGATACTCAAGGTAAAATGGTCAAGCGTGGGTCTCCACATCTTCGATGGGCTTTAATACAAGCTTTAAAATCAGTGGCTCGCTTTTCCCCTGCTTTTAAAGCTTACCTAAGAATCAAGTTAGACCAAGGAAAACATTATAACGTCGCTGTTGCCCATGTCGCTAAAAAGCTGGTACGAGTATTGTTCCATCTTCTCAAGAACAATACTCCCTTTGATGAAAGCAAGGTGAGATAAATACTTAAAACACAATACTTATCCTTGAAAAAATTTCAGTTATTTCAAGGTGTTTTCGTCGTACTCTCAAATAAGAAAATCGAAACAAAAATAAATTTAAAGTAAACTATTGACTTTTCTTATAGTTTGTCTTTCCTTCTATCTGCATTTTCTTTAGGTAACTCTGAACCAAGAATATTTCCCCACTTGTCAAGTCAAGTGCAACAAGTTCATTGATAACTAGAGTTCCAGAGGTTAAGCTGTTTGGGCTAGCCCAAACAAAATATTTACGGTTTTATACTTGTGAAGTCGTCTAGGTCTGTCATTGATAGCAGAGACGTAGTGATTGAGTTCTTCTGTCGTTAGTGAGTTAAGAGAGACACCTTTTGGGAGAAACTCTCTCAAGAGACCATTGAAATTTTCATTTGTTCCTCTTTCATGAGAAGCATAAGGATGGGCAAAATAGACTTCCACACCTTTTAAGTCTGACAAGCTACTGAACTCTGAGCCATTGTCCGATGTGATGGAGCGAATAGGGTACTGCGATAGTAAGCTCTTAACAGCCCTATTGATGGTTTCTGCTTGTTTATTAGCCAATTTTACAGCGATGGCAAATCGTGTTTGACGCTCTACTAAGGTCAAAATAACAGCTTCACCTTTGGTTTTCTTGCCAAGAACCAAATCAATCTCCCAATGCCCAAATTCAGAACGGTCATTGATACACTCTGGACGTTCTTCAATGGATTTTCCTAAGATTTTCGTCGTGGCCTTAGGCCTTACTTTAGACCGTTTTCGGATGCTCACCATCTTAGGTAAATCAATCGGTTTAACCCTCAACAGTCCGTCTTTGATGTAACGATACACTGTCTTGGTGGAAGGGATAACTTCCAGTGGATGTTTTTCTCGGTAAATTTGAACAAAGCTATCAACACTGTGACAACAAGGTTTCGTTTTCAGGGCTTTCTCAAGTTCCTTGAAGAATGTCTGGGAGCAGTATGATAGTTTATGATAGGCACTTTTTCGACGATTGATTTCATAAACACGTTGACCACTATCTGGAAAGTAAACCGTTGAGTAGATTCGTTTCCCGTTCTTATCTTGAACCTGAGAAACACTTCCTCGTTTGATTTCCCGACTGATGGTTGAGCGATGACGCCCAAGCAGACGAGCAATCTCAGAGGGGGTCTTGCCCATCTTGAGATAGGCGCTGATTTCTCCGCGTTCAGAGGCTGAAAGGTGTGAGTATAACGATTTTTTGGTAGAATGATTAGTGGACATGTTTATCTGCTTTCTATACTGAGTTGGGGAATTCTAGTATATCAGACGAGCATGTCTTTTTTGTTGCACCTCATTTTACAACACGGGCATTACATATTTTACTGGATTTTTCAAATATTCTTGGTAGTTTATATTAAATACAGCATTTGAATTTTTTTCAAATGTACTGATGGTTATGATATTATCATCTTTACCAATGAGAGAGATAAACTCTAGTATAGGCATTGGATAAAATATCCGTGAATTATTAGCAGCATAATTTTTTAAGTGAAAGGTTGACCAAAAATTGACCAAAAACAAAAGAAAACCGATTAAATCAAGGTTTCTTTCCTATATTTTTAACCACTACAGTTGACAAAGAGCCAAATTTAACAAAGACCCTCAAGATATGAAATCTCGAGGGTCAGGCATGTTAACAAGCCCGTAGAAGACTAGTCATTATGTACTACTGGTCTTCTTCTTTTTTCTTCTTCACCAAACCAAAGAGTCCTGCTAGACCTGTAGCGAGAGAAAGTACTCCATATAAAGGACTAGTACTGGCTTCACCAGTATTTGGCAACTGTGATGTACCTACTTTTGGTGTAACAGTCGGTGGAGTTGGTAGGGTCTGCTCAACTGGGGTGCCTGGGTTCGGATCTGTCGGTTCTGTTGGTTCCGTCGGTTCCGTTGGTTCTGTTGGATCTGTTGGATCTGTTGGATCGGTCGGTTCAGTTGGGTCTGTCGGTTCTGTTGGATCGGTCGGTTCCGTTGGGTCCGTCGGTTCGGTCGGTTCGGTCGGTTCAGTCGGTTCTGTTGGATCGGTCGGTTCCGTTGGGTCTGTTGGATCGGTTGGATCGGTTGGATCTGTCGGATCTGTTGGATCCGTCGGTTTCGTTGGTTCTGTTGGATCGGTTGGAGCGGTTGGATCTGTCGGTTCTGTTGGATCCGTCGGTTTCGTTGGGTCCGTCGGTTCCGTTGGGTCCGTTGGGTCCGTTGGGTCCGTTGGGTCCGTCGGTTCTGTTGGTTCGGTCGGTTCCGTTGGGTCCGTCGGTTCGGTCGGTTCGGTCGGTCCCTCTGGCACTTCCGCATAGACATAGGTTACGACGTGGTCACCTGTGACTTTACCGTTCTCAGCTGCTGAGTCAGCTTTCACTGCAACAAGTTGGTAAGTCTTATCGCCTTTTTGCAAGGTTTCAGGTTTCTCATCTTTGTCCTCTTCTGTTGTGTCATAGGAGAGGTCTTTAGTTTCCGTTGACTCTACTGGGTCACCAACATAGACTTTTTCACCGTTGTACACATAGTACTTCTTAGTTGTAGTCTTGGTGCTAATAACAGTTGAAGCGGTGTCTTCCTTGTCGTCGCGTAATGGAGTACCATCTGTAGTTTCGTACTTAATCGTTACGGAACCGTTAGTTGGTACTGTTGTGACTTCTTCCTTGATTTCCGCATAGACATAGGTTACGACGTGGTCGCCTGTGACTTTACCGTTTTCATCTGCTGAGCCAGCTTTCACTGCAACAAGTTGGTAAGTTTTGCCATCTTTTTCTAGGGTAGATGGTTTCTCATCTTTGTCCGCTTCTGTTGTGTTATAGAAGAGATCTACAGTTTCTGTTGACTCTACTGGGTCACCAACATAGACTTTTTCACCGTTGTACTCATAGTACTTCTTAGTGGTAGTCTTGGTGCTAATAACAATTGAAGCGGTGTCTTCCTTGTCGTCGCGTAATGGAGTACCATCTGTAGATTCGTACTTAATCGTTACGGAACCGTTAGTTGGTTCAGTTGTGACTTCTTCCTTGATTTCCGCATAGTAGTAATTTACAACTGTATCCTTGGTCAAGTTCCCGCGGATACCTGTTCCGTCTGTGAAGGTTGTCGCTGCCTCTACCAAGTGGTAGGTCTTGCCACCTGACTCAAGTGTGGTTGGGCGTTCTTCTTTACCATTCTTGGTTTCAGTTGTATCATAAGACACCGCTGGATCAACTGGATTGATTACTACAGCCGGATCACCTACTGGCACACGCTCATTATTGGCATCTAGATAATAGGTGTTGGTTGTTACCGTCTCCGAAATCTTAGTAGCTGGAGTATCTTCATAGCTTGGTTGAAGAGGTGTGCTTGTACCCAAGATATAGTAATTTACAGTTACCTTGGCTTTGTTCTCTGTAGGGATTATTTCAGTTTGTTCTGGTGCATAGACATAGGTTACGACTGTATCACCTGCTGGCAAGGTTCCATTCTCTGGAGTTTTGTCCTTAGTCTTGATGAGGTGATACGTAGTACCTGACTCATCTGTAAGAGTAGCTGGTTTTTCGTTTACACCACCCGTTGCTGATTTGTCTTCACGAGTATCGTATGTCGCATCAGTTTTTGTTGTTGTGCCACGAACTGGTTGCTCATCTAGGTAAACTTTTTTGCCATCTTTTAGGTAATAACGGCGTGTCGTTGGAGTGCTTGAGACAAGGACGTTTTCACTATCCTTATAGGCTGGTTCCAAGGTTGTGCCACTTTCTGTCTCATATTTGACTGTGACGTTCCCTTTTTCTTCGATTACACCTTCCTCTACTTGCTCTTCCGCATAGTAGTAAGTAACTTTTGTCTCACCTGCTGGAAGTGTGCCGTTTTCTGTACCATTTACACGAACTTTGTGGTAAGTCTTCCCACCAATTGTCAAGACATCTGGTGCTTCGTCCTTAGTCACTTCATAGATCGCATTTGTTAGCGTTACAACAGGTTCGCTGGTATTGGTTACCTGCTCCTTACCATTTGCATCCACGTAGTAGGTTTCAGTAACGGTTGAAGTCGATACCAATTGATCCGTTGTGTCGTTGAAGTCAGCCTGAAGTTTTTCGCCTTCTGGTTTTTCAGGTGTTTCACTGCCCTCCAACTTGTACTCCACAATGACACTACCATTTGATGGGGTTGATACTTCACGTGTCTGTTCTGGTGCATAGACATAGGTTACGACTGTATCACCTGCTGGCAAGGTTCCATTCTCTGGAGTTTTGTCCTTAGTCTTGATGAGGTGATACGTAGTACCTGTTTCATCTGTAAGAGTAGCTGGTTTTTCGTTTACTCCACCCGTTGCTGATTTGTCTTCACGAGTATCGTATGTCGCATCAGTTTTTGTTGTTGTGCCACGAACTGGTTGCTCATCTAAGTAAACTTTTTTGCCATCTTTTAGGTAATAACGTCTTGTCGTTGGAGTACTTGAGACAAGGACATTTTCACTATCCTTATAGTCTGGTTTCAAGGGTGCGCCACCTTCTGTCTCATATTTGACTGTGACGTTCCCTTTTTCTTCGATTACACCTTCCTCTACTTGCTCTTCCGCATAGTAGTAAGTAACTTTTGTCTCACCTGCTGGAAGTGTGCCGTTTTCTGTGCCGTTTACACGAACTTTATGGTAAGTCTTCCCACCAATTGTCAAGACATCTGGTGCTTCGGCCTTAGTCACTTCATAGGTCGCATTTGTTAGCGTTACAACAGGTTCGCTGGTATTGGTTACCTGCTCCTTACCATTTGCATCCACGTAGTAGGTTTCAGTAACGGTTGAAGTCGATACCAATTGATCCGTTGTGTCGTTGAAGTCAGCCTGAAGTTTTTCGCCTTCTGGTTTTTCAGGTGTTTCACTGCCCTCCAACTTGTACTCCACAATGACACTACCATTTGATGGGGTTGATACTTGACGTGTCTGTTCTGGTGCATAGACATAGGTTACCGTTTTTGTCGCTTCTGTGACTAAACCTGTTACTGTTGCTGAATCGTCTTTGAGCTTGATAAAGCGGTAGGTCTTACCAGCAGATTCAATTGTAGCTGGTTTCTCAACCGTTCCATCCTCACGAGTCTGGTCGGCATTGTATGCAAGATTAGACAACTCCACTGTTTCAGCTGGTTCTGAGTCCAGGTAGGTTACTTGATTGTCAACCTTGATATAGCGACGACTTGGGGTGGTGTACGTCGCCACCACTCCTTGATCAGTATCTTTCAACTGACCTTTGATTTCTGTTCCAGCAGTATCCTCATACTTGATGACAACATCACCTTTCACTTCTCTTGAAGTGGCTGGTTGTTCCTGCACCAAGGCATAATAATAGGTTACGGTAGTAGTTCCTTCTATTACTTTACCTTCGAGTTGTGCATCATCTGTAACAGTAACTGGAGCTGCATCTGTCGGTGTTTGTACCGTTGTTTTTGCAGATACCAGTTTATATTCACGACTTGGATTTGTTTCTGTCACTTGCGTCGTAAATGTTTCAGGTCTTTCGTCAACAGGGGCTGTAGCGGCATCCTTATCATGGTCAACACCCGTCTCTTTGGCATTCCATGGTGTACCTACTGCTGCATCCTCTGTGTCAGTGACATCTGCTCTTAATACCACACTGCTATCTACATCTGTACCATCTGCGTTCAAAGCCTTGTAGACAATCTTCACTGTTCCCTTTGGATTCGGTTGTGTATTACCGAGAAGGGTTACGATATCCAGATTAACCTCAGGCTCAAAGTCAAGCTGCGGGATAGGCATCGGATTCGTCAACGAGTGCCAATATCTTCCATTCACGCCTCCCGGTTCCGGAGTCATAGAACGACCAAACATGGTTTTTGAAAAGATGGGACCTAGGCTGAAATATGGTATCAATTCCTTATCATGTTCATCGATTATATGATCATCATCGTTTTCACTGCTATTTTTACCGCTAGCAGGTTTGTAATCAGGGAGATAAGGTATATATCCCCGCAGCTTGTCATCAATTCTATCTCCCTGAAATAAATCCATATCATACGGGAAATATCGTGCCGGTGATGTAGCGTGATTACCGTCACTTCCTTGACCGTCCTTATCTATCCAGTCATAGTGCTTATTGTCCGGATTCGAAAATTGCGGCAGTGCTCCGTCTTGCGGTAGAGTTCCGTCCACATTCTTATATGTTTTCTCCATCTCTATCGCTTCTTTTTTCATCTCTTCCGGCAAGCCGGAGAAGTCGATATTGTCTACGATGCCCGCTTCAAAGTCATTAGGTGTGTTGGTGAGCTTTGTTTTC encodes:
- a CDS encoding FtsW/RodA/SpoVE family cell cycle protein; the protein is MKKHKQFFKQNIDYGLLMPVFFLILIGLVVIYISTANDYPKTVISVMAQQVVWILLGCGLAYLVMMFKTSFLWKATPYLYVLGLLLMVLPLIFYSPALVASTGAKNWVTIANTPLFQPSEFMKISYILVIARVTVWWRPKLLASDSLKDDWLFLLFYGLVTLPVMILLALQKDLGTAMVFMAILAGVVLLSGISSRILIPIIAAVVVVVAGFLIVFLIPGGKEFLYKMGMDTYQINRLSAWFDPFKYAEGIAYQQTQGMISIGSGGVLGKGFNVLDLAVPVRESDMIFTVIAEDFGFLGSSIVLLLYLLLIYRMLLITIKSNNQFYTFISTGFIMMISFHIFENIGAALGILPLTGIPLPFISKGGSSLISNMIGVGLVLSMSNQNRLNEYYYQRKH
- a CDS encoding IS30 family transposase, which codes for MSTNHSTKKSLYSHLSASERGEISAYLKMGKTPSEIARLLGRHRSTISREIKRGSVSQVQDKNGKRIYSTVYFPDSGQRVYEINRRKSAYHKLSYCSQTFFKELEKALKTKPCCHSVDSFVQIYREKHPLEVIPSTKTVYRYIKDGLLRVKPIDLPKMVSIRKRSKVRPKATTKILGKSIEERPECINDRSEFGHWEIDLVLGKKTKGEAVILTLVERQTRFAIAVKLANKQAETINRAVKSLLSQYPIRSITSDNGSEFSSLSDLKGVEVYFAHPYASHERGTNENFNGLLREFLPKGVSLNSLTTEELNHYVSAINDRPRRLHKYKTVNILFGLAQTA
- a CDS encoding IS110 family transposase — encoded protein: MIFVGIDVAKNKHDVAVLNDKGKLILKPLTFSNTRAGFNLFINTLSQLKQDYLIALEDTGHYAFNLLDFLHEHGATVYTYNPLLIKEFAKSLSLRKTKTDKKDARTIALKLLSDPNREQFRHDNRKEELKILTRHIHRLKKKQSDWKVQYTRCLDIIFPEIDKIIGKHSDYAYELLSHYPSPQKMSEAGFEKLLEIKRLTMPKIQDILKVAPNSIGTTSEAREFELIEIIENIKHYKRLISKAENKVDELMAEFTSVITTVAGIGNRLGSIILAEIRNIHTFDKPAQLQAFAGLEPSIYQSGQLDTQGKMVKRGSPHLRWALIQALKSVARFSPAFKAYLRIKLDQGKHYNVAVAHVAKKLVRVLFHLLKNNTPFDESKVR
- a CDS encoding YSIRK-type signal peptide-containing protein (The YSIRK form of extended signal peptide directs nascent proteins to the cross-wall site, while signal peptides lacking YSIRK direct proteins instead to the cell pole. A large fraction of YSIRK proteins are surface proteins anchored by sortase-mediated processing of a C-terminal LPXTG motif.) — encoded protein: MLDKKKINFRRKRMTTPDKRYRYSIRKFNVGIASVAIAAFMFLGNGAVSVSANDLASNEEAIPTSGPVSEEELSSSTEIKETEPVSSSTPPTETPEETPTALPAQTEKSEEVLPSSTKIKETESVSSSTSPTETPEETPTALPVQTEKVVTEETVPATENADSLPTNESQQESLGTKESDDALAAAKKVLEEVVSEAEVLSADALRKAAKSTADTSSLQSAANATKAAAETANQVFADEHASLEDINAQITAIRTAVGNLGPELTSFTGTEEVTVMLAATTSGVADANQSGIDEISERTGQYTAISVTTQNFKWEDMASDPIIALKKTDGSYKYKKFSGTVTVDIAKAAQRAGEFEDAAAYKAANGTLQADDKVYIIQESDFTSAPTSIEESYDLTKFHHRKNLIFGGDGIYEGATVDELADDYADATYSAFIALARPDSFVSEIEFTDTGWDGDGVFSPRYLPKENNTVLVADSISEALRQAEQSYKNFGLFLSHIDGNDDKVNKPNTIMELPQGVEVVFADKNSQQTTFAEAMAEILEALRYNPDDGTVVNPQQKLKFKFIVKKDGVQIQADADWREITLHVYSSAEKVQGLVKTKLTNTPNDFEAGIVDNIDFSGLPEEMKKEAIEMEKTYKNVDGTLPQDGALPQFSNPDNKHYDWIDKDGQGSDGNHATSPARYFPYDMDLFQGDRIDDKLRGYIPYLPDYKPASGKNSSENDDDHIIDEHDKELIPYFSLGPIFSKTMFGRSMTPEPGGVNGRYWHSLTNPMPIPQLDFEPEVNLDIVTLLGNTQPNPKGTVKIVYKALNADGTDVDSSVVLRADVTDTEDAAVGTPWNAKETGVDHDKDAATAPVDERPETFTTQVTETNPSREYKLVSAKTTVQTPTDAAPVTVTDDAQLEGKVIEGTTTVTYYYALVQEQPATSREVKGDVVIKYEDTAGTEIKGQLKDTDQGVVATYTTPSRRYIKVDNQVTYLDSEPAETVELSNLAYNADQTREDGTVEKPATIESAGKTYRFIKLKDDSATVTGLVTEATKTVTYVYAPEQTRQVSTPSNGSVIVEYKLEGSETPEKPEGEKLQADFNDTTDQLVSTSTVTETYYVDANGKEQVTNTSEPVVTLTNATYEVTKAEAPDVLTIGGKTYHKVRVNGTENGTLPAGETKVTYYYAEEQVEEGVIEEKGNVTVKYETEGGAPLKPDYKDSENVLVSSTPTTRRYYLKDGKKVYLDEQPVRGTTTKTDATYDTREDKSATGGVNEKPATLTDETGTTYHLIKTKDKTPENGTLPAGDTVVTYVYAPEQTREVSTPSNGSVIVEYKLEGSETPEKPEGEKLQADFNDTTDQLVSTSTVTETYYVDANGKEQVTNTSEPVVTLTNAIYEVTKDEAPDVLTIGGKTYHKVRVNGTENGTLPAGETKVTYYYAEEQVEEGVIEEKGNVTVKYETESGTTLEPAYKDSENVLVSSTPTTRRYYLKDGKKVYLDEQPVRGTTTKTDATYDTREDKSATGGVNEKPATLTDESGTTYHLIKTKDKTPENGTLPAGDTVVTYVYAPEQTEIIPTENKAKVTVNYYILGTSTPLQPSYEDTPATKISETVTTNTYYLDANNERVPVGDPAVVINPVDPAVSYDTTETKNGKEERPTTLESGGKTYHLVEAATTFTDGTGIRGNLTKDTVVNYYYAEIKEEVTTEPTNGSVTIKYESTDGTPLRDDKEDTASIVISTKTTTKKYYEYNGEKVYVGDPVESTETVDLFYNTTEADKDEKPSTLEKDGKTYQLVAVKAGSADENGKVTGDHVVTYVYAEIKEEVTTVPTNGSVTIKYETTDGTPLRDDKEDTASTVISTKTTTKKYYVYNGEKVYVGDPVESTETKDLSYDTTEEDKDEKPETLQKGDKTYQLVAVKADSAAENGKVTGDHVVTYVYAEVPEGPTEPTEPTDPTEPTEPTEPTDPTDPTDPTDPTEPTDPTKPTDPTEPTDPTAPTDPTEPTKPTDPTDPTDPTDPTDPTDPTEPTDPTEPTEPTEPTEPTDPTEPTDPTEPTDPTEPTDPTDPTDPTEPTEPTEPTEPTDPNPGTPVEQTLPTPPTVTPKVGTSQLPNTGEASTSPLYGVLSLATGLAGLFGLVKKKKEEDQ